One Proteinivorax tanatarense DNA segment encodes these proteins:
- a CDS encoding NifB/NifX family molybdenum-iron cluster-binding protein: MKIAVASEEGYVSENFNQCQEFTIFKIQGERVVKKIPFKSYDNETQELPEYLIGHGIEVVIVGCVGNTPVKLFHENGIKIVLNVKSDINQAVEGFLKGQLKPVKTNYIDENSCCNKQQCKKGSCY; encoded by the coding sequence ATGAAAATAGCAGTAGCAAGCGAGGAAGGGTATGTGAGCGAAAATTTTAATCAGTGCCAGGAATTTACGATTTTTAAAATACAGGGAGAAAGGGTTGTAAAAAAAATACCTTTCAAAAGCTATGATAATGAAACACAAGAGCTTCCCGAATATTTAATAGGACATGGGATTGAAGTTGTTATCGTTGGCTGTGTAGGGAATACCCCTGTAAAACTATTTCATGAAAACGGCATTAAAATAGTGCTAAACGTTAAAAGTGATATCAATCAAGCAGTAGAAGGTTTCTTAAAAGGTCAGTTAAAACCAGTAAAAACAAACTATATCGATGAAAATTCTTGTTGTAATAAGCAGCAGTGTAAAAAGGGTAGCTGTTATTAG
- a CDS encoding DUF134 domain-containing protein, whose amino-acid sequence MPRPVKCRKVEFFPQKTFFKPSGKKGCITEQITLKIEELEAMRLKDIENLNQNQCAEKMGVSRQTFQNIIDSARNKVALALTKGKAININGGHYMTRDCKFKCAKCGKNVDEKYGSCSYCKSKEVICQRKKNDCFNKQQA is encoded by the coding sequence ATGCCAAGACCAGTAAAGTGCAGGAAAGTAGAATTTTTTCCGCAAAAAACCTTTTTCAAGCCTTCAGGGAAAAAAGGATGCATAACAGAACAAATAACATTAAAAATAGAAGAACTTGAGGCTATGCGGCTTAAGGATATTGAAAACTTAAACCAAAACCAGTGTGCAGAAAAGATGGGTGTTTCTAGACAAACATTCCAAAATATTATAGATAGTGCAAGAAATAAAGTTGCGCTAGCCTTAACTAAAGGGAAAGCTATAAATATTAATGGTGGACACTATATGACCAGAGATTGTAAGTTTAAGTGCGCAAAGTGTGGAAAAAATGTTGATGAAAAGTATGGCAGTTGCTCTTATTGTAAATCTAAAGAAGTGATATGCCAAAGAAAAAAAAATGATTGTTTTAATAAGCAGCAAGCCTAA
- a CDS encoding NADH-dependent [FeFe] hydrogenase, group A6, with translation MEKFIITIDGMKVQCQKGDTVLTAAKRADIHIPTLCYLKEINEIGACRLCIVDIEGQRNLQPACVFPASNDMVVKTNTNQLRKARKNVLKLLLSNHDRECLTCTRSKTCELQDLAEEFNVDEVPFETNRTNHTIDDNSPSIVRDTSKCVLCGRCIAVCRDMQKAEILDFTNRGIDTQVTPAFNDSLVETDCISCGQCIMACPVGALKEKEDIEKVWDAIEDEDVHVVVQTAPAIRTALGEEFGLPIGTRVTGKMVTALKRIGFSKVFDTNFAADLTIMEEGYELLNRLETGKNLPLITSCSPGWVNYCEIKAPEYISNLSSCKSPHQMFGAIVKTYYAEKNNIDPSKIFVVSVMPCTAKKGEAARVENQVNGHKDVDAVITTRELAKMIKQAGIDFNKLNDSEFDNPLGEYSGAAAIFGATGGVMEAALRTVADVVEGRDIEPVEYQEVRGIDGVKEATIKLGGKEINVAVAHGTKMAQELLDKIAAGEKQYHFVEVMGCSGGCVTGGGQPHVSSTIDTDVRVERAKVLYKEDNIQKVRKSHKNPFIQKLYQEFLQAPNSEKAHKLLHTHYVPRAKGIKNRADGALHEIAVSDD, from the coding sequence ATGGAAAAATTTATAATAACTATTGATGGTATGAAAGTTCAGTGCCAAAAAGGTGATACTGTATTAACAGCAGCAAAAAGGGCTGACATTCACATTCCTACGTTATGTTATTTAAAAGAAATCAATGAAATAGGCGCCTGTCGACTTTGTATAGTAGATATAGAGGGGCAGAGAAACCTGCAACCGGCGTGTGTGTTTCCAGCATCTAATGACATGGTGGTAAAAACAAATACCAACCAGCTGAGAAAGGCAAGAAAAAATGTGTTGAAGCTTTTATTATCAAACCATGACAGAGAGTGCTTAACATGTACTAGAAGTAAGACTTGCGAGCTTCAAGATCTTGCGGAGGAGTTTAACGTTGATGAAGTTCCTTTTGAAACTAACCGTACTAATCATACAATAGATGATAATTCGCCTTCTATCGTAAGGGATACCAGCAAATGTGTTTTATGTGGAAGATGTATTGCTGTTTGTAGAGATATGCAAAAAGCTGAGATCTTAGATTTTACAAATAGAGGTATAGATACCCAAGTGACTCCAGCATTTAACGACAGCTTGGTAGAAACAGACTGTATTAGTTGTGGACAATGTATTATGGCTTGTCCTGTAGGAGCTTTAAAGGAAAAAGAGGATATAGAAAAGGTATGGGATGCTATTGAAGACGAAGATGTTCATGTGGTTGTCCAAACAGCTCCCGCTATAAGAACAGCTCTTGGTGAAGAATTTGGTTTGCCTATAGGCACAAGAGTAACAGGAAAAATGGTGACAGCCCTTAAAAGAATAGGTTTTTCCAAAGTTTTTGACACAAACTTTGCTGCAGATTTAACAATTATGGAAGAAGGGTATGAGTTGCTGAATCGTTTAGAAACAGGAAAAAACCTGCCACTTATAACTTCGTGTTCTCCGGGTTGGGTTAATTACTGTGAAATTAAGGCGCCAGAGTATATTAGCAATCTTTCTTCTTGTAAATCACCTCATCAAATGTTTGGTGCAATTGTAAAAACTTATTATGCCGAAAAAAATAACATAGATCCAAGCAAGATTTTTGTGGTATCGGTTATGCCTTGTACAGCCAAAAAAGGTGAGGCAGCAAGGGTAGAAAACCAGGTAAATGGCCATAAAGATGTTGACGCTGTAATAACTACAAGAGAATTAGCTAAGATGATAAAACAGGCAGGTATAGATTTTAATAAACTTAATGACAGTGAGTTTGACAATCCTTTAGGAGAATATAGTGGAGCAGCTGCTATTTTTGGAGCTACTGGAGGAGTTATGGAAGCTGCATTAAGAACAGTTGCTGATGTTGTTGAAGGACGTGACATAGAACCGGTAGAATATCAGGAAGTTAGAGGAATAGATGGTGTAAAAGAAGCCACTATAAAATTGGGCGGCAAAGAAATAAATGTAGCTGTTGCCCATGGCACAAAAATGGCTCAAGAACTTTTGGATAAAATTGCTGCTGGAGAAAAGCAGTATCATTTTGTAGAAGTGATGGGTTGTAGCGGTGGATGTGTTACAGGTGGGGGACAGCCTCATGTGTCGTCTACTATAGATACTGACGTTCGAGTGGAAAGGGCTAAAGTTCTTTATAAGGAAGATAACATCCAAAAGGTAAGAAAATCCCATAAAAACCCATTCATCCAAAAATTATACCAAGAGTTTCTACAAGCTCCTAACAGCGAGAAAGCTCATAAACTACTTCATACCCATTATGTTCCTAGAGCGAAAGGTATAAAGAATAGAGCTGATGGTGCACTTCATGAAATAGCAGTTAGCGATGATTAA
- a CDS encoding ECF transporter S component, protein MQNSQVKNQLNTNYLVKTALLLALALVFQIGFSQFAQPAVGPLVNMTLFLAAITVGTMSGILVGSLTPLIAFMLGIMPLFPLVVFIIVGNIILVTLFSIVQKAIKIDRHIIKQAIGVLCGAIVKFAFLAISVRYFVTFFIEEVPPHLIEMLTFPQLYTALVGGALALLLAKRIQPYFKN, encoded by the coding sequence ATGCAAAACTCACAGGTTAAAAACCAGCTCAACACAAACTATTTAGTAAAAACAGCGTTATTGCTAGCACTTGCACTAGTTTTTCAAATTGGTTTTAGCCAGTTTGCACAGCCCGCTGTAGGTCCTCTGGTAAACATGACATTATTTTTAGCTGCTATTACAGTGGGAACTATGTCTGGGATACTAGTGGGGAGTCTAACGCCGTTAATAGCCTTCATGCTAGGAATAATGCCGCTATTTCCTTTAGTAGTTTTTATCATTGTTGGAAATATTATTTTAGTAACCTTGTTTAGCATCGTTCAAAAGGCAATTAAAATAGACCGTCATATTATAAAGCAAGCTATAGGGGTGCTTTGTGGAGCGATAGTGAAGTTCGCTTTTTTAGCTATCTCTGTAAGATACTTTGTAACGTTCTTTATTGAAGAAGTTCCTCCTCACTTAATTGAAATGCTTACTTTCCCACAGCTATATACAGCCTTAGTGGGGGGAGCACTAGCATTATTGTTAGCAAAAAGAATCCAACCCTATTTCAAAAACTAA
- a CDS encoding glucosaminidase domain-containing protein, translated as MESIKRTFFMGVVTVLILSIANIQFFNLIYAHEVASNKGTENAFKKTAALEKQIERLIYESVQHIEFLDQVYEDQYDKSLKLVYNHITYSDRLKSQGEAFLKNSIEVTATNQSATNLDLTKRSAITAFEIDNYILKGSALEGLGEAFIQAEIDHGVNAFFLLALAVHESGWGRSDIARDKNNLFGFGAYDKNPYKYARSFSTKEEGIDVVASHISNQYLTEGGRFYSGGFTLKHVNRRYASDLNWHVKIARSMERFNQDIISKQNIEYHEILYGQGE; from the coding sequence ATGGAAAGTATCAAGCGAACTTTCTTTATGGGAGTTGTGACAGTCTTGATATTGTCTATAGCTAATATACAATTTTTTAACCTTATTTATGCACATGAAGTGGCAAGTAATAAAGGTACAGAAAATGCTTTTAAAAAAACTGCAGCTTTAGAAAAGCAAATTGAAAGGCTCATTTACGAGTCCGTTCAACACATTGAATTTTTAGACCAAGTATATGAAGACCAGTATGACAAAAGCTTAAAGCTAGTATATAACCACATAACGTATTCAGATCGATTGAAATCTCAAGGCGAAGCCTTCTTAAAAAATAGTATAGAAGTAACAGCTACCAATCAATCAGCAACAAACCTAGACTTGACTAAACGCTCTGCTATAACTGCCTTTGAAATTGATAACTATATTTTAAAGGGGTCAGCTTTAGAAGGGTTGGGGGAAGCCTTTATTCAGGCTGAAATAGACCATGGAGTAAATGCTTTTTTTCTGTTGGCCCTTGCAGTACATGAAAGTGGGTGGGGAAGATCAGATATAGCAAGAGATAAAAATAATTTGTTTGGATTTGGTGCATATGATAAAAATCCATATAAATATGCCCGCTCTTTTTCCACAAAAGAAGAAGGAATCGACGTAGTAGCAAGCCACATTTCTAACCAGTATTTGACAGAAGGAGGGCGCTTTTACTCTGGTGGTTTTACTTTAAAGCACGTAAATCGTAGATATGCCAGTGACCTCAATTGGCATGTAAAAATCGCAAGATCTATGGAGCGGTTCAATCAAGATATAATTAGCAAGCAAAATATAGAATATCATGAAATTCTATACGGACAAGGAGAGTGA
- a CDS encoding response regulator transcription factor — translation MNKILIVEDELLEQEFLKSIIKNELTPEDRVLTCESGKDAIELAKEHKPNIIIMDIMISELDGLSATESIRKFLPDTSIIILSAYSDFSYAQKAINLKVSEYLLKPVKPAIFKKVIQKVLASAPKQSVIAEESLSTDKEDKKSFIEDSLKFIDKHFKDKLTLEMVASEVFMSPKYFSQAFKKEMDVTFTEYVIKVRVQHACKLLENTSYPVYRISSECGFSDPSYFNRVFCAQKSMTPNAYRSHTRTK, via the coding sequence ATGAACAAAATATTGATTGTTGAGGATGAGTTGCTTGAGCAAGAATTTCTTAAGTCAATAATAAAAAATGAGCTAACACCAGAGGATAGAGTGCTAACTTGTGAAAGTGGAAAAGATGCTATAGAGTTAGCAAAAGAACACAAACCAAACATTATAATAATGGACATTATGATTTCTGAATTAGATGGACTTTCTGCCACAGAAAGCATCAGAAAGTTTTTACCTGATACATCCATTATTATTCTTTCTGCATATTCAGACTTCTCGTATGCACAAAAAGCTATAAACCTCAAAGTTTCTGAATACCTGCTAAAGCCTGTCAAACCAGCAATTTTTAAAAAAGTAATCCAAAAAGTTTTAGCTTCGGCACCAAAGCAAAGTGTTATAGCGGAGGAGTCCCTAAGTACAGATAAGGAAGATAAAAAGAGTTTTATCGAAGATTCTCTAAAATTTATTGATAAGCATTTCAAAGATAAATTAACCTTAGAAATGGTGGCGTCTGAAGTGTTTATGAGCCCAAAATATTTTAGTCAAGCTTTTAAAAAGGAAATGGATGTTACTTTTACTGAATATGTTATTAAAGTTAGGGTTCAACATGCTTGTAAACTTCTAGAAAACACAAGTTACCCAGTTTATAGAATTTCTTCTGAATGTGGATTTTCAGACCCCTCTTATTTTAATAGAGTTTTTTGTGCACAAAAAAGCATGACCCCAAATGCTTATCGAAGCCATACTAGAACTAAATAA
- a CDS encoding histidine kinase: MNNIDNPLRKLISSKLYTRYSGILSLSDISLFLVDTDGEILHELIPPPDFCSHVCHPEKGKACLDYKSRLETSKEGMFVCKHGLQNILLPIKVKDNTLGYVGGMQTYLEGTEYKKHTIDIQTLHKDKDLDFEFIAKSIASLKVLQSSKVTVHEQLCNHIANNISLDLAESVNEVNPQVARLSIEKEILEKKIIDLEAKNMSLVVNPHFLFNTLNTIARIAYFEQSHTTEELIYCLSDLLRYNLKNDDQLHTIASEIDNIEKYLHIQKVRFKNRLEYNIDIPEQVKSYRIPNMVIQPVVENAIIHGVSKSRDGGSINIYAKNSNANEITIFIADNGHGFPKKVLDQIKENNYSNGLGFQSTDKRLKQYYGKCFGLEIVKSDYSGSTVAIKISTQPLRGASDEQNIDC, from the coding sequence ATGAATAATATTGATAATCCCCTTAGGAAGTTAATATCATCAAAACTATACACAAGATATAGTGGTATTTTATCTTTATCAGATATATCTTTATTTTTAGTAGATACAGATGGAGAGATATTGCATGAGCTTATCCCTCCTCCTGATTTTTGCAGCCATGTTTGTCATCCTGAAAAAGGAAAAGCTTGTTTAGATTACAAAAGCAGATTGGAAACATCCAAAGAAGGTATGTTTGTTTGTAAGCATGGGCTACAAAATATCCTTTTGCCTATTAAGGTTAAGGATAATACTTTAGGTTATGTAGGAGGAATGCAAACTTATTTAGAGGGTACTGAGTATAAAAAGCATACTATTGATATCCAGACTTTACACAAAGACAAGGATTTAGATTTTGAATTTATCGCTAAATCCATCGCTTCTCTTAAAGTTTTACAGTCCAGTAAAGTAACTGTACATGAACAGTTATGTAACCATATTGCTAATAACATATCGTTAGACTTAGCTGAGAGTGTAAATGAAGTTAATCCTCAGGTTGCTAGACTTTCAATTGAAAAGGAAATACTTGAAAAAAAAATTATAGATTTAGAAGCTAAAAATATGTCATTGGTGGTCAATCCACATTTTTTGTTTAACACCTTAAATACCATTGCTAGAATTGCATATTTTGAACAATCTCATACAACAGAGGAACTGATTTACTGCCTTTCGGATTTGCTTAGATATAACTTAAAAAATGATGACCAGCTACACACCATCGCATCAGAAATAGATAACATTGAAAAATACCTTCATATTCAAAAAGTGCGGTTTAAAAACAGGTTAGAGTACAATATAGATATTCCTGAACAAGTTAAATCCTATAGAATTCCTAACATGGTGATCCAGCCTGTAGTAGAAAATGCTATAATTCATGGAGTTAGTAAAAGCCGCGATGGGGGTAGCATTAATATTTATGCTAAAAATAGCAATGCAAATGAAATTACTATATTCATTGCAGACAATGGACATGGTTTCCCTAAAAAAGTGTTAGACCAAATCAAAGAAAATAACTATAGTAATGGCCTTGGATTTCAAAGTACTGATAAAAGGTTAAAACAGTATTATGGAAAGTGCTTTGGCCTTGAAATTGTTAAGTCTGATTATAGTGGAAGTACAGTAGCGATAAAAATATCCACCCAACCATTGAGAGGTGCTAGTGATGAACAAAATATTGATTGTTGA